The Malus sylvestris chromosome 12, drMalSylv7.2, whole genome shotgun sequence genome contains a region encoding:
- the LOC126593013 gene encoding probably inactive leucine-rich repeat receptor-like protein kinase IMK2: MFMEYKSFLIHALLFVHLLVVTYRPVSAQRGNDGMIVTRSDYQALRAFKRELIDFTGVLRSWNDSGRGTCSGGWAGIKCVNGQVIAIQLPWRRLGGRISEKIGQLQALRKLSLHDNVLAGPVPLSLGFLPNLRGVYLFNNRLSGSVPPSIGNCPLLQTLDLSNNSLTGTIPSSLANPKKLYRLNLSFNSLSGSIPTSLTKSRSLTILALQHNNLSGSIPSTWGAENRNLSNQLMILTLDHNLISGTIPSSLSKLGFLQEIYLDNNQISGTIPDEIGKLTRLQKLDLSNNVINGSFPSSFSNLSSLVSLNLEGNRLDNQIPQGLERLQNLSLLNLRKNNFSGHIPASVGNISGIYQLDLSENKFSGEIPASLSSLANLTSFNVSHNNLSGAVPSLLSKKFNASSFAGNLQLCGYSASTPCSSPPPQILPSSPPTEQPLKKKHHHKFSTKDKILIAAGALLAVLLLLCCILLVCLVRKRSASKGKNGKTTMQAAAKAVPGGAGVEYGGEAGGKLVHFDGPFVFTADDLLCATAEIIGKSTYGTAYKATLEEGNQVAVKRLREKTAKGQKEFEMEAAAIGKIRHPNLLAMRAYYLGPKGEKLLVFDYMPKGSLASFLHARGPEIIIDWPTRMNIMIGITRGLCHLHNEENIVHGNLTSSNILLDEQTNAHIADFGLSRLMTAAANTNVIATAGTLGYNAPELSKAKKATTKTDVYSLGVIILELLTGKSPGEPMNGMDLPQWVASIVKEEWTNEVFDLEIMRDVPTIGDMLLNTLKLALHCVDPLPALRPEAQQVLEQLEEIKPDQATGGSAEEGAEVPPPAGSSN, encoded by the exons ATGTTTATGGAATATAAGTCCTTCCTCATCCATGCCTTACTCTTTGTTCATCTTTTGGTTGTCACTTACCGGCCTGTTTCGGCCCAGCGAGGGAATGATGGAATGATTGTGACTCGGTCCGATTACCAAGCGCTTCGAGCTTTCAAGCGTGAGCTCATTGATTTCACCGGCGTTCTGCGCAGCTGGAACGATAGCGGACGTGGAACCTGCTCAGGCGGGTGGGCAGGGATTAAGTGTGTGAACGGACAGGTTATTGCAATCCAGCTTCCGTGGAGGAGACTAGGGGGCCGAATATCTGAAAAGATTGGGCAGCTGCAAGCGCTTCGGAAGCTCAGCCTGCACGACAATGTCTTGGCTGGCCCTGTCCCCTTGTCTCTCGGCTTCCTTCCCAATCTCAGAGGGGTCTACCTCTTCAACAACCGGCTTTCGGGATCTGTCCCGCCTTCGATTGGTAACTGCCCTCTTCTCCAAACTCTTGATTTAAGCAACAATTCGCTTACTGGCACGATTCCTTCTAGTCTTGCAAATCCTAAGAAGTTGTATAGACTTAATCTGAGCTTCAACTCGCTTTCGGGTTCCATCCCAACAAGTCTCACCAAATCCCGTTCTCTCACCATCCTTGCACTCCAACACAACAATCTATCTGGTTCCATACCAAGCACTTGGGGTGCTGAAAATCGGAATCTAAGTAACCAACTTATGATCCTGACCCTTGATCATAATCTGATTTCCGGAACTATTCCAAGTTCTCTGAGCAAATTGGGTTTTCTTCAAGAGATTTATCTGGACAACAACCAGATTTCCGGGACCATTCCCGACGAAATAGGGAAGCTCACAAGGCTCCAGAAGCTAGACTTATCCAACAATGTCATCAATGGAAGCTTTCCTTCTAGCTTTTCCAACCTCTCCTCCCTTGTTTCGTTGAACCTTGAGGGCAACCGCCTCGATAACCAAATCCCGCAAGGCCTGGAAAGGTTGCAGAACCTCTCACTGCTCAACCTGAGGAAGAACAATTTCAGTGGCCACATTCCAGCATCTGTTGGGAATATCTCTGGAATCTACCAACTGGATTTATCCGAAAACAAATTCAGTGGTGAAATTCCTGCTTCACTTTCCAGCCTTGCCAATCTCACTTCCTTCAATGTCTCTCACAACAATCTCTCTGGCGCCGTCCCTTCTCTGCTCTCGAAAAAGTTCAATGCCAGCTCTTTCGCAGGGAATCTTCAGCTGTGCGGGTACAGTGCTTCAACTCCGTGCTCTTCTCCCCCGCCTCAGATTCTTCCATCTTCTCCGCCAACGGAGCAGCCTTTGAAGAAAAAGCATCACCATAAATTTAGTACAAAGGACAAAATTCTCATAGCTGCGGGTGCCCTCCTGGCGGTTCTGCTTTTACTCTGCTGCATTTTGCTTGTTTGTTTGGTCAGGAAAAGGTCTGCTTCAAAAGGAAAGAATGGTAAAACCACCATGCAGGCCGCTGCTAAGGCAGTCCCTGGCGGAGCTGGAGTTGAATATGGTGGCGAGGCTGGTGGGAAGCTTGTTCACTTTGATGGGCCCTTTGTTTTTACAGCTGATGATCTGTTGTGTGCCACGGCTGAGATAATCGGGAAGAGCACATATGGTACTGCATACAAGGCGACATTAGAAGAAGGGAACCAAGTTGCAGTGAAGAGATTGAGGGAAAAGACGGCAAAAGGTCAGAAGGAATTTGAAATGGAGGCTGCAGCAATTGGGAAGATTCGCCACCCGAATCTCTTGGCTATGAGGGCTTATTACTTGGGACCCAAGGGAGAGAAGCTTCTCGTCTTCGATTACATGCCTAAGGGTAGCCTTGCATCCTTCCTTCATG CTCGAGGGCCGGAAATCATCATTGATTGGCCAACAAGGATGAACATAATGATTGGCATCACGCGTGGACTATGCCACCTCCACAACGAGGAGAACATTGTACATGGAAATCTCACATCCAGCAACATTCTGCTTGATGAGCAGACAAATGCTCACATTGCAGACTTTGGCCTTTCGCGCCTCATGACTGCGGCCGCCAACACCAATGTGATTGCCACCGCAGGAACCCTCGGCTACAACGCACCTGAGCTCTCAAAGGCCAAGAAGGCCACAACAAAGACTGATGTGTACAGCCTTGGGGTGATCATACTGGAGCTCCTGACAGGAAAATCCCCCGGGGAGCCGATGAACGGCATGGATTTGCCACAGTGGGTGGCTTCAATAGTGAAAGAGGAGTGGacaaatgaagtttttgattTGGAGATCATGAGGGATGTGCCAACCATTGGTGACATGCTGCTTAACACATTGAAGTTGGCTCTGCATTGTGTGGATCCATTGCCGGCTTTGCGGCCGGAAGCCCAGCAAGTTCTGGAGCAGCTGGAGGAGATTAAGCCTGATCAGGCAACTGGTGGTTCTGCAGAAGAAGGAGCAGAAGTACCACCACCAGCAGGCAGCAGCAACTGA
- the LOC126593015 gene encoding uncharacterized protein LOC126593015, with the protein MPCLNISANVNLDGVDTSAVLSEATSTVAKIIGKPEAYVMIVLKGSVPISFGGTEDPAAYGELVSIGGLNPDVNKKLSAAIAAILETKLSVPKSRFFLKFYDTKGSNFGWNGSTF; encoded by the exons ATGCCGTGCCTGAACATTTCAGCTAACGTGAACCTGGACGGCGTTGACACCTCCGCCGTCCTCTCCGAAGCCACCTCCACCGTCGCCAAGATCATCGGCAAACCCGAGGCG TATGTGATGATTGTTCTGAAGGGATCTGTCCCCATATCTTTTGGTGGGACTGAGGACCCAGCTGCTTATGGGGAGTTGGTCTCCATTGGCGGCCTTAATCCTGATGTGAACAAGAAGTTGAGTGCTGCAATTGCTGCAATTCTGGAGACAAAGTTGTCTGTGCCCAAGTCACGATTTTTTCTCAAGTTCTATGACACCAAG GGTTCCAACTTTGGATGGAACGGGTCTACCTTTTAG
- the LOC126592453 gene encoding uncharacterized protein LOC126592453: protein MPCLYISTNVTLDGVDTGSIFSEATKAISDITGKPEDFVMVLLKGSVPISFGKSTTIPAAYGELVAMGGITTAVKRLLIATLGTIFESKLSIPKTRFFLKVVDVSTATGSKL from the exons ATGCCTTGCCTTTACATCTCCACAAACGTCACCCTTGACGGAGTCGACACTGGTTCCATCTTTTCCGAAGCCACCAAAGCCATCTCTGACATTACCGGAAAGCCCGAAGAc TTTGTGATGGTCTTACTTAAGGGATCGGTGCCCATATCGTTTGGCAAGAGTACTACTATACCGGCGGCATATGGGGAGTTAGTAGCAATGGGCGGCATTACCACGGCAGTGAAGAGGCTGCTGATCGCCACTCTCGGCACGATTTTTGAGTCCAAGCTTTCGATCCCAAAAACTCGATTTTTCCTTAAAGTTGTTGATGTAAGCACTGCTACAGGATCTAAACTGTAA
- the LOC126593014 gene encoding PRA1 family protein B4-like, protein MSTPTAPPILPVSTAATATAAGGGTAQSQAPIATPAFRAFITNISDTCRNGLAQRRPWSELLDRSAFSKPESFSDATVRVRKNYSYFRVNYLAVLALTVAVSLVTHPFSLFVLLGLLAAWLFLYLFRPSDQPLVIFGRTYSDTQTLWGLIALSVFVVFLTSVGSVLISALAIGAAVVFAHGAFRVPEDLFLDEQEPSASTGFLSFLNNAASNVAVATSPALVAAARG, encoded by the coding sequence ATGTCGACTCCGACAGCCCCGCCGATCCTCCCGGTCTCCACAGCCGCAACAGCCACTGCCGCCGGTGGAGGGACGGCTCAGTCCCAGGCCCCGATCGCTACCCCGGCCTTCCGCGCATTCATCACCAACATCTCCGACACCTGCCGCAACGGCCTCGCCCAGCGCCGCCCCTGGTCCGAGCTCCTCGACCGATCCGCCTTCTCCAAGCCGGAATCGTTCTCCGACGCCACCGTCCGCGTCCGTAAGAACTACTCCTACTTCCGCGTCAACTACCTCGCAGTCCTCGCCCTCACTGTCGCCGTCTCCCTCGTCACCCACCCGTTCTCCCTCTTCGTCCTCCTCGGCCTCCTCGCCGCCTGGCTCTTCCTCTACCTCTTCCGCCCCTCCGATCAGCCTCTCGTCATCTTCGGCCGCACATACTCCGACACCCAGACCCTCTGGGGCCTCATCGCCCTCTCCGTCTTCGTCGTCTTCCTCACATCCGTTGGATCCGTTCTCATCTCCGCTCTCGCCATCGGTGCCGCAGTTGTCTTCGCTCACGGCGCCTTCAGAGTTCCCGAGGACCTCTTCCTCGACGAGCAAGAGCCTTCCGCCTCCACTGGCTTCCTCTCCTTCCTGAACAACGCCGCATCCAATGTCGCTGTCGCCACATCCCCAGCCCTCGTCGCCGCCGCTCGCGGTTGA